TTCGGTGCGGCGGGCGAGGTCTTCGGATGCCTGGGCGATCTCGGTCGAGCCGGTCTGGATCGTCGACGCGCTCTCCATCACCGAGCCGATCAGGCCGCGCAGCGAGCCCAGCGCTTCGTTGAAATTGTCGCGCAGCTCGGAATAGCTGGCGGGGAAATCATTGCCGATCTCGGCAGTGAGGTCGCCCTGGGTCAGGCGCTCGAGGCTGGTGCCCAGCCGGCGAACGGCCTCGGTCTGCTCGGCGGTGAGGCGATTCTGCTCGACCGCGGCGTCGCGGAAGCTGAGCATCGCCTTGGTCATGCGGCCGACGCAATCCTTATAGTCGGTGAATTCGATCGGGCTGGTCAGGTCGCCGGCGGCGAGCGCTTCCATGCGGACGACGGTGGACACATAGGGGTCGGCGATGGCGCGGCTGTAGCGGACGCATTGCACTGCTGCGCCGGCGATGATCAGCGCAACGAGCGGCGCGCCGACGATGGTCGGGGTGAACAGCGCGACCAGCGCGATGGCGACCATGACACCGAGGAGCACGTTGCGCGCGACCTGCAGCTTGAGACGAATGGGCGCCGTGGCCCGAAACCAGTCCATTTTGATATGCTCCTCCTTTGGGTGGCCCCCGCGGAGTTGCGACCCGAGGAGCCTGGGCGCCGGGGACCTTACGTCCGCGGAACCTAACCCAAGTTATAGGACACAGCGCGGAAACATTCGGGTTTCCGCAGAATTTCAATACGTGCTTTTACCGATGGCCATGATCGAACCAGTCGATGACGTTACGGAAACCACACGACAGGATGATTTATTAAATCTTGCGGCGCCCCTGCCGAAGGTGCGTGCGGTTTGCTGGTGTGTTGCTGGATCGTATGCACCGGTTGCTGCGACGGTTCAGATCGCCTCCGCCGCCGCCCGGCCGCTGGCCCAGGCCCATTGGAAATTATACCCACCAAGCCAGCCGGTGACGTCCACCGCTTCGCCGATCGCGTAGAGACCGGAAACCTTGCGTGCCGCCATCGTCTGCGACGAAAGATCGGCGGTGCTGATGCCGCCGATCGTGACTTCGGCCTTGGCGAAGCCTTCGGTGCCGTTGGGCAGGAAGGACCAGCCGGCGAGGCGACGTTCGGCCTCCTGGAGCTTGCGGTCGGTGAAGTTGCCGAGGTCGCCGGGCAAGGCGAGCTGCTCGGCGAGCGTTTCGGCGAGGCGATCGGGCAGCGCTTCGGCGAGCAGTTTGCGCAGCGTGGTGCGCGGGCGCGCGCGCTTGGCCTCGGCCAGCCAACTGGGCGCGCGGCCGGGGAGGAAGTCGATCGCGATCGGCTCGCCGTGGCGCCAATAGCTGGAGATTTGCAGGATAGCCGGGCCGGACAGGCCGCGATGGGTGAACAGCGCCGCTTCGGGAAAGGCGGCCTTGCCGGCGCGGGCGACCACATCGGTCGAGACGCCGGAAAGCTCGCGGAACAGCGCCTGGTCGGGCGGCAGGGTCAGCGGAACGAGCGCAGGGCGCGGCTCGACTATCTTGAGCCCGAAATGGCGGGCGAGATCATAGGCGAAGCTGGTGGCGCCCATCTTGGGGATCGACGGTCCGCCGGTGGCGATGACCAGCGCCGCCGCTTCGTCGGTGCCGACGCGATAACGGCCATCGGCATGGGTGATTTCGCCGATGCTGCGGCCGGTGCGGATCTCGACCTTCCCCTGCGCGCATTCGTCGAGCAGCATATCGACGATCTGGCGCGCCGAGCCGTCGCAGAACAGCTGGCCAAGCGTCTTCTCATGCCAGGCGATATGGTGGCGCTCGACCAGATCGATAAAGTCCTGCGCCGTGTAGCGGCCCAGCGCCGACTTGGCGAAATGCGGGTTGGCCGAGAGGTAGCGATCGGGCGCGGTGTGGATGTTGGTGAAGTTGCACCGGCCGCCGCCCGAGATCAGGATCTTCTTGCCGACCTGATCGGCGTGATCGAGCAGCAGCACCCGCCGGCCGCGCTGCCCGGCGACCGCGGCGCACATCAGGCCGGCCGCGCCTCCGCCAAGGATGATCGCGTCGTATATATCGGTCACCTGCTCCTCACGCAGCATCCCGGCTGAAGTGCCGGGGGGCACCGTGCGGCCCGGAGAGAAGTTTGAGCATCATGTCCGGTCGAGGCCCCGGCATACGGCCGGGGTGACGAATGGAGAAAGCGGCGCGCATGGTCTCAGTGCAGCTTGGCGATGCTCAGTCCGTCGAGCTTGGCGCGTTCCTTCACTGATTCCTCGCTGCGGGTGAGCGCCTTGGCGATCGCGCGCAGCGGCATGCCCTTCTTGGCGAGGGTGTGCAGCTTCTGAAGCTCGTCGGTGCGCCAGGGCTGGCGGTGGCGTTCGAAACGCTCGGACATCTGGGTCTCCTGTTCAGTTGCGTGCAATGCCATCCGCGCGAGGCCGTGACCAGTTCCATGGGGAGGGCGCGATGCATTTGCTGATCGCGGCGTGCCTGCCCGATGTGAAATCTTCTGCGGGGAAGACCGGCAGCCGGCGGACGGACACGACGATCGTGCGCGGATGGGGGCTGGTCTTTACGCTGGATGAGTCGGGGACCGATCGCTCGTATGTCGGCAGCCTTGTTCATCATAGTCCACGCGGCGGCAGACGCGCCCGAACCGCCCGGCTGAAACGCGAACGGGGCGGGCCTCTTTCGAGACCCGCCCCGCTGTTACGTCAGGCGCGCCGGCCTGGGCCGGCAGCAGCCTTACTTGACGTGCTTCGAGATGTGCTTGTTCATTTCGAACATCGTCACCTTCTTGGTGCCGAAGATCTTCTCGAGCTTGTCGTCCGCCAGAATTTCCCGCTTGTTCTCAGGGTTCTGGAGGTTGTTCTTCTTGATGTGATCCCACATCTTGCTGACGATCTCGCTGCGGGGCAGATCGGCGGTGCCGACGATCGCGGCCAGCTCCGGCGACGGCGTCACCGGCTTGGCGATACCACCACGTGCTCCGCCTGCTGCTTTAGTTTCGGCCATTCTCTCTTCTCCTGTTCGTACCCGTTTCCGGGCTATTCCTTCGTCAGCGCCCCCGGCTTGTGCGAAGCCTTCCCGCCGTTGTCGCTCTCGACGATGTACTGTGGTTCGTGCTCCGATGCACGAACCTGATGCCCTTTGATCGTGGTATCGCGCGTCTGTCTAGAGACGACTTTGCCATGGGCAGTGCCTCCATGCGATTTCCAGCTGACCTCGTCGCCGCGTTTGAGCACCTTCGCCATAGAAATTCTCCGTATTTTCAGATGGTAAGCGCGCGCGAAACGGGTTGGTTGCGCGGCTGCAACACTTCGTCGCGTTCGCGGTTCGCCTCAGCCGAAACCCGGGCATGCCGCTCGATTTCGCGGATTTTCCTGCGGTGCGAGCGATAGAAGCGGGACGGACGGCATGCTATCAGCCCCTGGGTCGCGTGGGAGGAAGCAATGCGGTTGCTGGTGTTGGGCGGAGTTTTGGCGCTGGGCGGGTGCGGCGGTGGCGGGACCACCGGCACCAATTATGCGGATACGCCGCCAATGGCCGAGATCGTCGCCACGCCTAGCCCCAAGGCGAGCGAGACCCCGGTGACCGAAGCGACGCCCGAGGCTGCGAACGACAGCGCGGGCGAGAATGTCGCCGAAACGCAAACCGCGGCCGAAGCGGCGGCGGATGTGGAAGCGCCGGCCAACGCGGCCGAATAAGCCTGGTCAGGCTGCGCGGCGGACTTTGGCGAAACCTTCGAAGGTTGCGCGCACGTCGGGGGCGGCATTGCCCGCGAGCCGGCTCACCCGGGCGATGAACAGCTCTGCGTCGGCGCCGGGCGTGCGATGCGCCATTTCCCAATCGCCGAACTCGCGGGCGTCGATCGTGCGGTTCGACAATATGACGATCGCGCGGTGGCGCGTGTCGGCCTTGATCCGGGCAAAGGCGGCTTCGACCTTGTCCGCGGGGCCTTCGAGTGCCTGGAGGAAGCGGGATTTGTCCGAATAGAGCATGCCGGTGATGCCGTCGCGCTGGTTGTTGACGCGCGAGGCGGCGAGGATCGCCGTGGGATCGGCGCTTGGCGCATTCGGATTGACGCTGCTGACATAGACGAGCTGAAGCACGGGATTTCCTTGCCGGTCTTACGATAGGGCATGGCTATGCCGGTCAAATATTAGGATTTTCTTGAAGCGGTGGACAAGCCGCGCGCGGCGCGCCATTATTCCGCCCGTGACCGACGCGCTGCACCTTCTGCGACTTATCCGCCCTTAGGGGCCGGACCGCGTCACGCGCACGCCTCTAAGGGCAAATGGCCCTGGGCCAAAGCAAGACCTTCTAGCATGACCGGGCACGCGCTATGCGCGGCCGCGACCCCTTGAGAGGCTTCCCCATGTTGCGCGACCCTAGCGTCAAATACCGTCCCTTCCCGCAGGTGGACCTGCCCGACCGGCAATGGCCGTCGAAGACGATCACCCAGCCGCCGCGCTGGCTCTCCACCGACATGCGCGACGGCAACCAGGCGCTGATCGATCCGATGGACGGCGAGAAGAAGCAGCGCTTCTTCGACCTGCTGGTGAAGGTGGGCGTCAAGGAAATCGAAGTCGGTTTCCCCAGCGCGGGCGCGACCGAATTCGACTTCATCTCCGGGCTGGTGCGCGACGGGAAGATCCCCGACGACGTGATCGTCCAGGTGCTCACCCAGTCGCGCCAGGATTTGATCGAGACGAGCTTCCAGAGCGTCAAGGGCGCCAGGCAGGCGATCGTCCACCTCTATAACGCCGTCTCGCCGGCATGGCGCGACGTGGTGTTCCGGATGACGCGCGCGGAAGTGAAGGCGATCGCAGTCGCCGGCGCCAAGGTGCTGCGCGACGAAGCAGCCAGGCAGCCCGATACGCAGTGGCATTTCGAATATTCGCCGGAGACCTTCTCGACTGCCGAGCTCGATTTCTCGGTCGAGGTCTGCGAGGCGGTGATGGAAATCCTGCGCCCGACGCCCGAGCGGCCGCTGATCCTCAATCTGCCCGCGACGGTCGAGGCGGCCACGCCCAACATCTATGCCGACCAGATCGAATGGTTCGGGCGCAACATCCGCAATCGCGAGTCGATCGTGATCAGCCTGCATACGCATAACGACCGCGGCACCGGCGTCGCCGCCGCCGAGCTGGGGCTGATGGCGGGGGCCGACCGTGTCGAGGGCTGCCTGCTCGGCAATGGCGAGCGCACCGGCAATTGCGACCTCGTGACCGTGGCGCTCAACCTGTACACCCAGGGTATCCATCCCGGGCTCGACCTCTCGGACATCGACGAGATCGTCAACACGGTGAATTATTGCACCAATATCCCCGTCCACCCGCGCACGCCCTATGCCGGCGACTTGGTGTTCACGGCGTTTTCGGGCAGCCATCAGGACGCGATCAAGAAGGGCTTCGCGGCGCAGGAAGCGCGTAACGATGACTTCTGGAACGTGCCCTATCTGCCGATCGACCCCAAGGATCTCGGCCGCGATTACGAAGCGGTGATCCGCGTGAATTCCCAATCGGGCAAGGGCGGCGTCGCCTGGGTGCTCGAACAGGACCGCGGATTGAAGCTGCCCAAGCGGATGCAGGCGGACTTTTCGCGCCACGTCCAGCAGCTTGCCGACGAGACCAGCCGCGAGCTCAATGCCGCGGACATCCGGGCGAAGTTCGAAGCGGTCTATCTGCCGGGCGAAAGCGATCGCATCGCCCTGGTCGATTACGAGGAATCGGGCGCGGCGGGGCAGCGGGTGTTCGTCGGGCGGATCGCGATCGACGGCGTCGAACAGTCGATCTCCGGGCGCGGCAACGGACTGATCTCCGGCGTGATCGACGCGCTGTCCGGCACCACGGGGCCGACGCTCGACGTGGTCGACTACAGCGAGCACGCGATCGGCCACGGCGCCGATGCGCAGGCGGCCGCCTATGTCGAGTGCCGGACGCAGGACGGGCGGACGGTGTTCGGCGTGGGCATCGATGCGGACATCGCGACGGCTTCGGTGCGCGCGGTGCTCAGCGCGGCGAACCGGGCGGGCTGAGTCGGTTGAACCGCTTCGTCGTCGTCTCGGGGTGCTCGGGCGGCGGCAAGTCGACCTTGATCGAGGCGCTGGCGGCGCGGGGCTTTGCGACCGTCGAGGAGCCGGGGCGACGGATTGTGCGCGAGGAGCGGGCAGGGGGCGGGCTTGCGCTGCCCTGGGTCGATCTCGCGGCGTTTGCGCGGCGCGCGATTGCGATGGCGACCGCCGATCGCGAAGCTGCCGAGGCGATGCCGGGCTGGGTGTTTTTCGATCGCGGCCTGATCGACGCCGCGGCGGCACTCGAGCATGCGACGGGAGAGGTTGTGGCCGAACCGCTGGCGCGTGCGCATCCCTATCACCGCACGGTCTTCCTGGTGCCGCCGTGGCCGGAGATCTGGACCGGCGACAGCGAGCGGCTGCACGATCTGGCCGATGCCGAGGCGGAATATGACCGGCTTGCGCGGATGTATCCGGCGCTCGGCTATACGGTGCATGAGCTGCCGAAGGCCGATGTCGAGGCGCGAGTGGCGTTTGTCCTGGCGACGCTCGGCTAGCGCGTCGGATCGATCAGATATTTCTCGCCGGTCGCCTTCTTCGCATAGGCGGCCACCATTTCGGGCTTGAGCACTTCGGCGAGCGAGATCGTCGCCGTGTATTTGCTGGCGAAGGTGGTGGTGAGTTCGGCGGCGACGCGGGCGCGCAGGCGCATTGCGCCTTCCATGCCGAGCTTCATCAGGAACGGGGTGAGCAGGAAGCCGCTGACGCCCCAGGCGAAGCCATAGCCGCGATCGAGTTCGGTCGGCCCCAGATCGAGCGCGCCATAGATATAGACCTGCTTGAAGGTCGAGGAGCCATAGCGGCTATATTCGGTGGCATTGCGGCTGGCCGCGGCTTCCATCGCGTGCAGGATCGCGTTGACGAGGCGGCCGCCGCCGATAGCGTCGAAGGCGAGCGTGGCGCCGGTCTCGGCGATCGCGTCGGTAAGCCTCTCGCGGAAGTCGCCGGCGCTGCTGTCGACGATGTACTTCGCGCCAATTTCCCGCAGGATCGCGGCCTGGGCGTCGCTGCGGACGATGTTCACCAGCGGCACGCCGTCGGCGATGCAGATGCGGTTGAGCATCTGGCCGAGGTTCGAAGCGGCGGCGGTGTGGACCAGCGCCTTGTGGCCCTCCATCCGCAATGTCTCGACGAAGGCGAGGGCGGTCAGCGGATTGACGAACATCGATGCGCCGTCGGCGGCACTGGCGCCTTCGGGGAGCGGAACGCAGTCGCGCGCGGCGAGCTTGCGATACTGGGCGTACATTGCGCCGCCGATCATTCCGACCTTCTTGCCGAGCAGTCTTTCGACGTTCGCGCCTGCCGCGACGACGGTGCCGGCGCCTTCATTGCCGACTGGCATCGACTGATCGAGCCGCGGCTTCATCGCGCCCATCCGTCCCTGCGGGATCGCGGCGGTGAGAATGGGGCGATCCGCGGTGCCGCCGGCTTCGAGCGTCGCCACATCGGCCGGGCCGAGCAGCAGGCCGAGGTCGGACGGGTTGATCGGCGTCGCCTCGACCCGGACGACGACTTCGTCGGGGCCGGGCGGATCAAGCGTGACGGGTTCGAGGGCCAGGGTCAGCCGCGCATCGCTGGAGACGGTGGAGCGCAGTTCGAGTCCCGTCAGCTTCTCGGCCATCATTCTCTCCTTATCCATTTCGAGCGCTTCGCACAGGATCAGCGCGACGGCCAGCGCCGCCGCACTTCGGGACCGATCACCTCGATATCGTCGGTGAGGATCATGCCGGAAAATCCTGCGGGCACCGCATCGAGCTGGTCCGGGCGCTCCAGCCCGGTCGCGCCCGAGCCATGTTCGCCGATCGGACCGGTCAGCATCACTGAGACGTCGGCCGCCTTCATCCGCGCGAGGAATCGGTTGGGCCAGCCCCAATAGGCCCAGCGCAGGTTTATCGGCACGCCGATGACGCTGCCGCGGCAGGCCCGGGGGACATGCCCGCTCCAGCCGATCAGAAGATAGCGCATCGCACAGGCCTTGCCGCGCTTCCCGGAGAGCAGCAGAGCATACGGCGCAAGCTGTTGCAGTCGTTGGATCGGCCGCTCGGCCGCATATACCTGCAACCGATGGTCGGTCGGATGGCCGTGCGCCTTCAGATAGGCCACCAATCGGTCGGCCTCGAGGGCATCGTTGCTCTTGATGTTGATGAGGAACTGCCTGCCCGCAAACGCCGTCAGCACTTGGTGGAGCGTCGGCATCAGTCCGACGCCCTTGCCGCGGAACGGAAAGCTTCTGCCGCGGTCGGCGGTATAGCCGTGACCGACGTCGAGGGTTTTCAGATAGGCCATCGATTGGTCGCGAGTGACGCCTCGGCCGTCGGTCCGGCATTCGAGCGTCCAGTCATGGAACACGGCAAATTCGCCATCGGTGGTCGGATGCACGTCGAGTTCGAGCGCAGTGGCACCCGCCGCGAAGCTCGCAGCCATCGAGGGCAGGGTGTTTTCGAGATAGGGATTGGTCGGCGGATCTATGCGCGAAGCAGTGCAGTCGTTCTGCCTCAGCCCGACATGGTTGAAGGTCTGGTGCACGCCGCGGTGCGCCAGCACGCCCGGAATGCCGGTCGGCCGAGGTGCCAGCCAGGAGGCGTTTACGAGGTAGATGCCTGCCAGTAGGGCCGCTGCTCCGCCTGCCGCAAGCCACCGTCTCCGCATCCCCGCGCTCCCCTCGGGCGGCGCCTATTCGTCCCGCTGCCGCACCACCTCGCAACCTATCCGTGCGTCGGGATAGATGTCGAGCTTGGTCGAGCGGACGCGGACCTCGACTACCCGCGGATCGCGCAGCGCGAGCGCGGCGACCTGATCGCAAAGGACTTCCTGCAGTGCGACGTGGCGCGTGGCGGCAAGGGCGTGGATCTCACTGCGCAGGAAGTCGTAGTCCACCACTGCATCGATCCGGTCTTCCGGCGGAGCAGGGTATCGACACGTCATCGCGACGCTGAGTTGGACGCGCTGCGGCGTCTGCTCGTGCGGATGGATGCCCAGGCCCATCGTCAATTCGAGCCCTTCGAGCAGGATCGTGTACTCAGCCATGCGGGCGCGTCCGGCCTTCGAACATCACGTCGCCGTCGCGCTGCAGGAAGCGCTGGCCGCAATCGACGAAGACGTTCTGCCCGGTGATGCTGCGGCAGGTAAGCAGATGCTCGACCGTCGCGGCGATGTCGTCGAGCGCGACGGGGCGCTGGAGCAGGTTCTGGCGGGCATGTTCGGAGAATTCCTCCGGCGTCTGGTCCAGGCTGGGCAGGGTCAGGCCCGGCGAGACGGCATTGACGCGGATGCGCGGGGCGAGCGCGCGCGCCATCATTTCGGTCGCGGCGGCGAGGGCGGCCTTGCTCAGCGTGTAGGTGAGGAAGTCGGGGTTGAGGTTGGCGAGCTTCTGGTCAAGCAGATTGACCACCGCACCGGCATCGAGATCGTCTTGCGCCGCCAATGCCGAGGCGAGCGCGACGGGGGCGCCGCAATTGATGCGGAAATGCTGGTCGAGCAGCGCGAAGTCTGTGAGCGGCAGCGCGTCCCAGGCGAATTGCGAGGCATTGTTGACCAGGCCGTCGATAGGGCCGCCCAGGCCTTGGCGCGCGGTGGCGATCAGTGCCGGGGCGGTGGCCGCGTCGGCGAGTTCGCCCGAGACGATGCAGGCGGTTCCGCCCGCCGCGGCGATTGCGTCGCGCAGTGCGGCGGCGTCATCGGGGGCGTTATGATGGTGGATCGCCACGCCATGGCCGCGCAGCGCGAGCCGGCGCGCGATCCCCGCGCCGATCCGCTTCGCGCCGCCGGTGACGAGCACCCGCATCAATAGCCCATCAGCTTGAGCACTTCCTGGCGGCTGCGCTCGTCTTCGCGGAACACGCCCATCATCCGGCTGGTGACCATGCCGACGCCGGGGGTGCGCACCCCGCGCGCGGTCATGCAGCCATGGGTTGCCTCGATCACCACGGCGACGCCCTGGGGTTTTAGCTTTTCCCAGATGCAGTCGGCGACCTGGGCGGTGAGGCGTTCCTGGACCTGGAGGCGGCGGGCGAAGCCGTGGAGCACGCGGGCGAGCTTCGAGATGCCGACGACGCGGTCCTTGGGCAGATAGGCGATCGATGCCTTGCCGGCGATCGGCGCCATGTGGTGCTCGCAATGCGACTGGAACGGGATGCCGGTCAGCAGGACGATATCGTCATAGCCGCCGACTTCCTCGAACACGCGGTTGAGGTGATGCGCTGGATCCTCGTCATAGCCCTGGCAGTATTCCTTCCAGGCGCGCGCGACGCGGGCAGGCGTGTCGATCAGCCCCTCACGCGTGGGATCGTCGCCCGACCAGCGGATCAGCGTGCGGATCGCGTCGGCGACATCGTCCGGAACGGCGATCTTGGCGGGGCCGGCGACGAGATCGCCGTCTTCCGCTGGATCGTGAATTTCCGCCATCCGCCTGTCCTTCCTCGCCTTGATCCAGTTTACGCTACGTCAGCGCGGATTCCGCCGCGACGGACCTGTTGCCCATCCGTACCGCTTCTTAAAAAACGGCGGGAAACCGCGGAGTTCCGCCCTCCACCCCCGTTGACGGCTTCGGAAATGCAGCGTTAGTTGCCTGCGTAATAAAAGCAACGCCGACACCGGATATCCTCCGCGCGGCGACAGGAGAGGGGAACAATCCCATGAAGAAGCTCGATTTGCTCGCGGCAACGGCACTTGGCCTGCTCGCGACGACCCCCGCCTTTGCGCAGGACGCCGGCACGCCGCCGACGGTCGATGAGACCATGACGCAGGACTATCAGGGCGCGAACGACATCGTCGTGACCGCGACGCGGCGCAACGAGACGGTGCAGGACGTGCCGATCGCGATCACTGCGATCGGGCCCGAGCTGCTCCAGAATGCCGGCGTCGAGAATGTCCGCGACCTCGAGCAGCTGGCGCCGTCGCTGCAGAGCTCGACCGGCCAGTCCTCGGCCACCGGCACCACGATCTACATTCGCGGCATCACCACCGGCGGCGACAACCCGGGGTTCGAACCCGCGGTCGGCGTGTTCATCGACGGCGTGTTCCGCGCGCGTGCCGGCGTGGCGATCTCCGAGCTTCCCGAGCTGGAGCGCGTCGAGGTGCTGCGCGGGCCGCAGGGCACGCTGTTCGGCCGCAACACCTCGGCCGGCGCGCTCAGCATCTTCACGGCGCAGCCGCAGTTCGAGACGCATGGCTATGTCGAGGGAACGTACGGCAACTACAACGCCTATGGCGTGCGGGGCGCGTTCACCGGGCCGGTGAGTGAATCGCTCGCGCTGCGCGTCGACGGCGGCTATCGCAAGCGCGACGGCTATATCAACGATGCCAACAGCGACCGCGCGATCAACGACGTCAATCGCTGGAACGTGCGCGGGCAGGCGCTGCTCGACAGCGGCGACATCACGCTGCGCCTGATCGGCGACTATTACGAGACCGACGAGCAGTGCTGCGGCGCGGTGTCGGTGGCACGCGGCAGCCTTGCCCCGGTGATCCAGGGCGTAGCGGCGTCGCGCGGGCGGGTCGGCCTCTACACCGGGCCGGGCAGCGATCGCACCCAGGCGATGTCGCCCAACCGCGACTATGCCGAGAAGGTGAAGGACTGGGGCTTTTCGGGCGAGCTCGGCTGGCAGCTCGGCGACGTCAAGCTGACCTCGATCACCGCCTATCGCAACTGGCAGGTGGTGCGGAACCAGGACATCGACTTTTCGGGCGTCGATCGTGCCTATCGCGACGGCTATCGCAACGAACTCACCGATTTCACGCAGGAACTCCGGCTGCAGGGCTCGGCGTTCGGCGGCAAGCTCGACTGGCTGATCGGCGGCTTCTACCTGAACGAGAGCAACAAGCTGCGCGACGTGGTGCAGCTCGGCAACGACGCCAATGCCTATGTCGACACGATCTTCTCGGGATCGGGCTTCCAGTTCTTCGGGTCGTATGGCGTGCCGACGCTGCCGCAGCTCGGCGCCGCGTTGCAGGGCGGGCCGGCGCTGCCCGCCAATGTGAAGCCGCTGCTCGGCCAGCTGCTGTTCCTGCAGAATCCGTTCATCGCGCCGGGCGTGCGGCTGCAGCAGGCAGCGGCCGCCAATCCGGCGCTGCTGGCGCTGCTGACCACGCCTCTGCCGGGCAACCTGCCGGGGCAGGGCAACAATCCCGACGATTTCCGCGTCAAGACCAATGCCTTCGCGCTGTTCACGCACAACATCATCAACGTGACCGACAAGCTGTCGCTCACGCTGGGTGCGCGCTGGAACCACGAGAGCAAGGACATGACCGCGAGCATCAACAACAATACCGGCGCGTGCTCGACCTTCTACAACACCAGCGCCGCGGCGCAGACCTATCTCGGGGTGGTTCGCGCCGCGCTGGGGGCGACCAACTATAACAATCTGTTCCTGCTCAGCTGCAATCCGGCGGTGAACACCGAGTTCAACGGCAATTATCAGGACGATTTCACCGACAACGAGATCACCGGCACCGCCAAGCTGGCGTTCAAGGTGTCGGACAAGCTGCTGACCTATGCCAGCTACGATCACGGCTATAAGTCGGGCGGCTATAATCTCGACCAGGCGACCTTCGATTCGCGGCTGCTGGGCGGCAATGGCGCGCAGGGCTCTGACCTGCAGTTCGGCGCCGAGACCGTCGATGCCTATGAAATCGGCTTCAAGGCGAGCCCGAGCCGGGCATTCTCGCTGAACGTCGCCGCGTTCTACATGAACTTCTACAACCTCCAGTCGCTGGTGTTCGCGGGCAACAACTTCGTCGTCCAGAACGTGCCCAAGAGCAT
This genomic stretch from Sphingomonas sp. LM7 harbors:
- a CDS encoding NAD(P)/FAD-dependent oxidoreductase codes for the protein MTDIYDAIILGGGAAGLMCAAVAGQRGRRVLLLDHADQVGKKILISGGGRCNFTNIHTAPDRYLSANPHFAKSALGRYTAQDFIDLVERHHIAWHEKTLGQLFCDGSARQIVDMLLDECAQGKVEIRTGRSIGEITHADGRYRVGTDEAAALVIATGGPSIPKMGATSFAYDLARHFGLKIVEPRPALVPLTLPPDQALFRELSGVSTDVVARAGKAAFPEAALFTHRGLSGPAILQISSYWRHGEPIAIDFLPGRAPSWLAEAKRARPRTTLRKLLAEALPDRLAETLAEQLALPGDLGNFTDRKLQEAERRLAGWSFLPNGTEGFAKAEVTIGGISTADLSSQTMAARKVSGLYAIGEAVDVTGWLGGYNFQWAWASGRAAAEAI
- a CDS encoding SWIB/MDM2 domain-containing protein — encoded protein: MAETKAAGGARGGIAKPVTPSPELAAIVGTADLPRSEIVSKMWDHIKKNNLQNPENKREILADDKLEKIFGTKKVTMFEMNKHISKHVK
- a CDS encoding DUF2945 domain-containing protein, coding for MAKVLKRGDEVSWKSHGGTAHGKVVSRQTRDTTIKGHQVRASEHEPQYIVESDNGGKASHKPGALTKE
- a CDS encoding BLUF domain-containing protein; the encoded protein is MLQLVYVSSVNPNAPSADPTAILAASRVNNQRDGITGMLYSDKSRFLQALEGPADKVEAAFARIKADTRHRAIVILSNRTIDAREFGDWEMAHRTPGADAELFIARVSRLAGNAAPDVRATFEGFAKVRRAA
- the leuA gene encoding 2-isopropylmalate synthase → MLRDPSVKYRPFPQVDLPDRQWPSKTITQPPRWLSTDMRDGNQALIDPMDGEKKQRFFDLLVKVGVKEIEVGFPSAGATEFDFISGLVRDGKIPDDVIVQVLTQSRQDLIETSFQSVKGARQAIVHLYNAVSPAWRDVVFRMTRAEVKAIAVAGAKVLRDEAARQPDTQWHFEYSPETFSTAELDFSVEVCEAVMEILRPTPERPLILNLPATVEAATPNIYADQIEWFGRNIRNRESIVISLHTHNDRGTGVAAAELGLMAGADRVEGCLLGNGERTGNCDLVTVALNLYTQGIHPGLDLSDIDEIVNTVNYCTNIPVHPRTPYAGDLVFTAFSGSHQDAIKKGFAAQEARNDDFWNVPYLPIDPKDLGRDYEAVIRVNSQSGKGGVAWVLEQDRGLKLPKRMQADFSRHVQQLADETSRELNAADIRAKFEAVYLPGESDRIALVDYEESGAAGQRVFVGRIAIDGVEQSISGRGNGLISGVIDALSGTTGPTLDVVDYSEHAIGHGADAQAAAYVECRTQDGRTVFGVGIDADIATASVRAVLSAANRAG
- a CDS encoding AAA family ATPase, which encodes MNRFVVVSGCSGGGKSTLIEALAARGFATVEEPGRRIVREERAGGGLALPWVDLAAFARRAIAMATADREAAEAMPGWVFFDRGLIDAAAALEHATGEVVAEPLARAHPYHRTVFLVPPWPEIWTGDSERLHDLADAEAEYDRLARMYPALGYTVHELPKADVEARVAFVLATLG
- a CDS encoding zinc-binding dehydrogenase gives rise to the protein MAEKLTGLELRSTVSSDARLTLALEPVTLDPPGPDEVVVRVEATPINPSDLGLLLGPADVATLEAGGTADRPILTAAIPQGRMGAMKPRLDQSMPVGNEGAGTVVAAGANVERLLGKKVGMIGGAMYAQYRKLAARDCVPLPEGASAADGASMFVNPLTALAFVETLRMEGHKALVHTAAASNLGQMLNRICIADGVPLVNIVRSDAQAAILREIGAKYIVDSSAGDFRERLTDAIAETGATLAFDAIGGGRLVNAILHAMEAAASRNATEYSRYGSSTFKQVYIYGALDLGPTELDRGYGFAWGVSGFLLTPFLMKLGMEGAMRLRARVAAELTTTFASKYTATISLAEVLKPEMVAAYAKKATGEKYLIDPTR
- a CDS encoding glycerophosphodiester phosphodiesterase family protein, whose amino-acid sequence is MRRRWLAAGGAAALLAGIYLVNASWLAPRPTGIPGVLAHRGVHQTFNHVGLRQNDCTASRIDPPTNPYLENTLPSMAASFAAGATALELDVHPTTDGEFAVFHDWTLECRTDGRGVTRDQSMAYLKTLDVGHGYTADRGRSFPFRGKGVGLMPTLHQVLTAFAGRQFLINIKSNDALEADRLVAYLKAHGHPTDHRLQVYAAERPIQRLQQLAPYALLLSGKRGKACAMRYLLIGWSGHVPRACRGSVIGVPINLRWAYWGWPNRFLARMKAADVSVMLTGPIGEHGSGATGLERPDQLDAVPAGFSGMILTDDIEVIGPEVRRRWPSR
- a CDS encoding dihydroneopterin aldolase, coding for MAEYTILLEGLELTMGLGIHPHEQTPQRVQLSVAMTCRYPAPPEDRIDAVVDYDFLRSEIHALAATRHVALQEVLCDQVAALALRDPRVVEVRVRSTKLDIYPDARIGCEVVRQRDE
- a CDS encoding SDR family oxidoreductase, producing the protein MRVLVTGGAKRIGAGIARRLALRGHGVAIHHHNAPDDAAALRDAIAAAGGTACIVSGELADAATAPALIATARQGLGGPIDGLVNNASQFAWDALPLTDFALLDQHFRINCGAPVALASALAAQDDLDAGAVVNLLDQKLANLNPDFLTYTLSKAALAAATEMMARALAPRIRVNAVSPGLTLPSLDQTPEEFSEHARQNLLQRPVALDDIAATVEHLLTCRSITGQNVFVDCGQRFLQRDGDVMFEGRTRPHG